A region from the Drosophila ananassae strain 14024-0371.13 chromosome 2L, ASM1763931v2, whole genome shotgun sequence genome encodes:
- the LOC6499862 gene encoding xylulose kinase — MGPQQLKRAFLGFDLSTQKLKAILLNSSLDVVASAEVKFDSDLPEFRTQGGANPGPNKNEFFVQPVMWVKAMDIVLDRLVMQEADLSTVAAISGSGQQHGSLYWSNHGVTTLENLDPDKFLHAQIDDSAFVVNRTPIWMDASTSKQCIEMETAIGGAESMVEITGSKCYERFTGPQIRKIYQQKAHAYEDARRISLVSSFVASLFLGNVAGIDYSDGSGMNLLDIRQKNWSQACLNACAPDLEERLGPPVSPNTILGNVCEYFVKRFSFPSDCKVVACTGDNPSALAGMLVDKNWLSVSLGTSDTLMMSLEEPRNWPEGHVLCHPTEVQEYMGLLCFRNGSLVREGVNKTEANGDWQKFNELLESTPRGNFGNMAVHFNEMEIIPKAQGTMRMNRENQTVIKFNSPQTEIRALVEGQMLHHRAVAEDMGFHFGKETRILATGGASVNKSILQTIADVFNAPVHIQTESEAALMGAAFRAAYALYCQDLEQDKTALCYRDYILSLTPNQLELVCEPHKDSETIYTPMLQRYRNMAKALARGKPVTCVCSD; from the exons ATGGGTCCGCAGCAGCTGAAGCGCGCTTTTCTGGGATTCGACTTGAGCACCCAGAAG CTGAAAGCCATCCTGCTCAACTCCAGCCTGGATGTGGTGGCCTCGGCGGAAGTGAAATTTGACAGCGATTTGCCCGAGTTCCGGACCCAGGGAGGCGCTAATCCGGGACCCAACAAAAATGA ATTCTTTGTGCAGCCCGTGATGTGGGTAAAGGCGATGGACATTGTCCTGGACCGCCTGGTGATGCAGGAAGCTGACCTGAGCACAGTGGCAGCCATCAGTGGCTCCGGACAGCAGCACGGTTCACTGTACTGGTCCAACCACGGCGTCACAACTCTAGAAAATCTCGATCCCGATAAGTTCCTGCACGCACAGATAGACGATTCCGCTTTTGTGGTCAACCGGACGCCCATTTGGATGGATGCCTCCACATCAAAACAATGCATCGAAATGGAAACGGCTATTGGCGGGGCTGAGAGCATGGTGGAGATTACGGGTTCCAAGTGCTACGAACGCTTCACTGGCCCACAAATCCGAAAAATCTACCAGCAGAAGGCTCATGCCTACGAAGATGCCCGTCGAATCTCACTGGTGAGCAGTTTCGTGGCATCGCTCTTCCTGGGCAATGTGGCGGGAATCGATTACAGCGATGGCTCCGGCATGAATCTGCTGGATATCCGCCAAAAGAACTGGTCCCAGGCCTGCCTGAATGCCTGTGCTCCGGACTTGGAAGAGCGCCTTGGCCCGCCGGTCAGCCCGAATACGATTCTGGGCAACGTTTGCGAATATTTTGTGAAGCGCTTCTCCTTCCCGAGTGACTGCAAGGTGGTGGCCTGCACCGGTGACAATCCTTCGGCATTGGCCGGTATGCTGGTGGACAAAAATTGGTTAAGTGTCTCTCTCGGCACTAGCGACACTCTCATGATGAGCCTGGAAGAACCTCGAAACTGGCCGGAGGGCCACGTCCTGTGTCATCCAACCGAAGTCCAGGAGTATATGGGTCTTCTTTG CTTTAGAAACGGTTCCTTAGTCCGGGAAGGAGTGAACAAGACGGAGGCCAATggtgattggcaaaaattCAACGAACTTCTCGAATCCACTCCCCGTGGAAATTTCGGCAACATGGCCGTGCACTTTAACGAAATGGAAATCATTCCAAAGGCCCAGGGTACAATGCGTATGAACAGGGAAAATCAAACAGTTATCAA aTTCAACTCACCTCAAACGGAAATCCGTGCCTTAGTTGAAGGACAGATGCTTCATCATCGCGCAGTGGCCGAAGACATGGGCTTCCACTTTGGGAAAGAGACCCGAATCCTTGCCACAGGAGGTGCGTCGGTAAACAAATCGATCCTCCAAACAATCGCCGACGTGTTTAATGCTCCCGTCCACATACAG ACTGAAAGTGAGGCCGCTCTGATGGGAGCCGCTTTTAGAGCCGCCTACGCTTTGTACTGCCAGGACCTCGAACAGGATAAGACTGCTCTCTGCTATAGAGATTATATACTCAGTCTGACGCCCAATCAGCTGGAGCTCGTCTGTGAGCCACACAAGGACAGCGAGACCATCTACACTCCGATGCTGCAGCGGTATCGCAACATGGCCAAAGCCTTGGCAAGAGGAAAGCCAGTTACGTGCGTGTGCAGTGACTAG
- the LOC6500698 gene encoding ER membrane protein complex subunit 2, with product MSLNYEEMSWSDVRDQFRKWREENTRHSEEVVQLWVAVLEDKVHKTGNERHLILEQVIIAALDTARFDIATQCTKQLAVEFPGSLRVMKFKAMRYEALEQYDEADEVLDAIIAKDETNAAPRKRKIAILKARGRRVETIKELNEYLKKFMSDQEAWHELCNLYLAEGEYGKAAFCMEEVLLHNPHSHLIHQRLAEIRYTMGGVENVESARTYYSQALKLNPRNLRALYGMYLSCNFLANSRAVSSKRKELQKLASWALEQVAEQTTKQSTIKNNDKLILSLEAALGNLEIKSN from the exons ATGTCGCTGAACTACGAAGAGATGAGCTGGTCGG ATGTGCGTGATCAGTTCCGGAAGTGGCGCGAGGAGAACACCCGCCACAGCGAGGAGGTGGTCCAATTGTGGGTGGCGGTTCTCGAGGACAAAGTACACAAGACCGGCAACGAGCGGCATctgatcctggagcaggtgATCATCGCGGCACTGGACACTGCCCGCTTCGACATTGCCACTCAGTGCACCAAGCAGCTGGCCGTAGAGTTTCCCGGCAGTTTGCGAGTGATGAAGTTCAAGGCGATGCGGTATGAGGCCCTGGAGCAGTACGATGAGGCAGATGAGGTGCTCGATGCCATAATTGCCAAGGATGAGACGAATGCTGCGCCCAGGAAGCGCAAGATTGCTATCTTAAAGGCCCGTGGTCGCCGGGTGGAAACTATCAAGGAGTTGAACGAATATCTTAAAAA ATTCATGTCTGACCAGGAGGCCTGGCACGAGCTATGCAATTTGTACTTGGCTGAAGGCGAGTACGGCAAAGCAGCATTTTGCATGGAGGAGGTTTTGCTGCACAATCCCCACAGTCACCTAATTCACCAGCGCCTTGCTGAGATTCGCTACACAATG GGAGGCGTTGAGAACGTGGAGTCGGCTCGCACTTACTACTCGCAGGCTCTTAAGCTTAACCCCCGTAACTTGAGGGCTCTTTACGGCATGTACTTGAGCTgcaactttttggccaactccAGGGCGGTGAGCTCCAAGCGCAAAGAACTGCAAAAACTAGCCAGCTGGGCCCTCGAACAGGTTGCGGAGCAAACTACCAAACAGTCCACGATCAAAAACAACGACAAACTTATTCTGTCATTGGAAGCTGCCTTAGGAAACCTGGAAATCAAATCGAATTGA